The genomic window GTGTCGACCTACATGGGCAACGAGCTCGCGATCCCGCACGGCACGAACGAGACCAAGCAGGCGATCCTCGAGTCCGGCCTGTCCGTGGTGCGGTACGACGGCGGCGTCGACTGGGGCGGGGAGCCCGTCACCTTCGTCATCGGCATCGCCGGCAAGGGCGACGAGCACCTCGAGATCCTGTCGCAGATCGCGATCCTGTTCTCCGAGGAGGACGATGTCGCGCGCCTGAAGGCCGCCTCCTCCCCCGAGGAGCTCTTCCAGGCCCTCTCGGGCTCCGTCAACGCATGAAGGCCGTCCACTTCGGCGCCGGCAACATCGGCCGGGGCTTCGTCGGTCTTCTCCTGCACGAGGGCGGGTACGACCTCGTCTTCTCCGACGTCTCAGCGGCCCTCGTCGAGGCGATCAACTCCGCGTCGTCGTACACCGTCCACGAGGTGGGCGAGGGCGGCGTCGACAAGGAGGTGACCGGCTTTCGCGCGATCGACAGCTCCGTGGATGCCGAAGCGCTCGTCGACGAGATCGCCACCGCCGACGTGGTGACCACCGCCGTCGGCCCGACGATCCTGAAGTTCGTCGCCCCGCACATCGTCGCGGGTCTCGCGCTTCGCGACCCCTCGCTCCCGCCGCTGCAGATCATGGCGTGCGAGAACGCCATCGGGGCGACCGACCAGCTGCGCGAGCACGTGGTCGAGCTCGCCGGCGAGTCCTGGGATGCTTTGGCATCCCGTTCGGTCTTCGCCAACACCGCGGTCGACCGCATCGTCCCGGCCCAGTCCGGCGGCGGCGTCGACGTCACCGTCGAGCCGTTCTACGAGTGGGCGATCGAGCGGCCGCCCTTCGGCGACAACCCCCCGCACATCCCCGGGGCGCACTTCGTCGACGACCTCGAGCCCTACATCGAGCGCAAGCTCTTCACGGTGAACACCGGGCACGCCACCACCGCGTACTTCGGTGCGCAGGCGGGCATCGAGCGCATCTCGGACGCCCTGGCGGACCCCGAGATCGCGGCGAAGGTCGAGGCCGCGCTGGAGGAGACCAGCGCGCTGCTGGTCGAGAAGCACGAGTTGGATGCCGGCGTGCAGGGCGAGTACCGCGCGACGATCCTGCGCCGCTTCCGCAACGCCGCCCTGCCCGACACGGTGTGGCGCGTGGGGCGTCAGCCGCTGCGCAAGCTCTCGCGTCACGAGCGTTTCGTCGGACCCGCCGCCGAGGCCGTGGAGCGGGGCCTGCCCGTCGACGCCCTGGTCGCCGCCATGGCCGCCGCACTCGAGTTCTCGGACGCCGAGGACACCCAGGCCGTCGACCTGCAGCGCATGCTGCGCGAGCTCGATGCCGAGGCGTTCACGGCGGAGGTCACCGGCCTCGACCCCGAGCACGCGCTGTACGCGCGCATCGTCGAGATCGTCGCGGCGCGCAAGGCGGCACTGCCCGCCTGAGCCCCGCGTTACCCTCGAGAGGTGACCGACACGACCCCGTCCGACGCCGGCGGAGCGCCCCGAGCGCCCCGCCGGCGTCGTCGTCTTCTGCGCTGGATCCTCGGTGGTCTGGGCGCGATCGTGGTGCTGCTGGTGGGCGGCATCCTGATCTACAGCCAGGTGGGCGTCATGGGCGCCGAACCCGAACCGCTGTCTGACGCGCAGACGAACCCCGGGCTCACCATCACCGCCGACGGGTCCGGCATCGTCCTCTCCCCCACGTCGGGCGCGACCGGGCAGGGGCTGGTATTCATCCCGGGGGCGAAGGTCGCGGCCGAGGGGTACATCGCGACCTTCGCCGATACCGTCGTCGACGACGGCGTCACCGTCGTCATCACGAAGCCCTGGCTGAACCTCGCGTTCTTCGACCCGCGACCGCTGTCGACCTTCACGGACCTCGCCCCCGACGTGTCGACCTGGGCGGTCGGCGGCCACTCCCTCGGCGGCGTGCGGGCCTGCCAGTTGGCATCCGACGCCGACGCCCTCGTGCTGTTCGCCTCGTACTGCGCGAACGACCTCTCGGCATCCGGTCTGCCCGTTCTGAGTCTGTCGGGTTCGGAGGACGGCCTGTCCACACCGCAGAAGATCGCGGATGCCAAGGGCGAGCTCCCGGCGAACACGACTTTCGTCGAGATCCCCGGCGCCTCGCACGCCTCCTTCGGCGCGTACGGCCCGCAGCCGGGCGACGGCACCCCGACGGCAGACCCGGCCGAGGTCGACCGCGTGATCGCCGCGCAGCTCGCCGGCTTCCTCCCCCGGCCCTGACGCGCGGGCCCGGCGCCCAGTCGTCGCGGGGCAGGCGGACGGCGGCGCGAGCGAAACTCCTGAGAATCTCTCCGCTCAATCACCGTCGGCGGGGCAGCAGGCCCGTCTGGCGCGAAAAGTCAGGAGTCTGGCACGAGCGAGGGCTGAGACACCGGTTCCTCCCCAGCATCCGTTATCCACAGCTCGGGCCCTCGCCGCACTGGGGGCGACCAGACCGACCAGTGTGAGCGGATGACGTCCCTTGATCCTTGGCGCGACGAGAACCGGGAGTCCGTCTGGACGACCCACGAACTGCACGCTGCCGGGTGGACGCGGCGCGCTCTCAACCGCGCCGTCGCAGACGGCGTTCTGACGCGCGTGCGGCAAGGGCGGTTCGTCGCGGCGGGCGCGCACGACGACATCGTCGCAGCGGCGCGTCTGGGTGGGCGACTGGACTGCGTCGCCCTCCTGGCCCTGCGCGGGGTGTTCGTCCATCGTCACTCGCACCGCCATGTGCAGCAGGACCCGCTGGCGAGCCGCCGACCTCCGGCACCCCGCGACGTTATCTACCACTGGCGTCCGTCATCAGCGCCACGGGACCGCGCCGCGGTCGACGTCGTCGAAGCGCTCGCGCAGGCCATCCGGTGCCAACCGCCACGGTCTGCGGTCGCCACGCTCGACAACGCCTGGCACCTCGGGCTCGTCGATGAAGCGGACGTCAGCGAGGTCTTCGCACGTGTCCCCCATCGATTCCACGCCCTGCGCCCACTGCTGGACTCGCGTGCCGAAGCGGGGACAGAGTCGCTGGCTCGCCTTCTTCTGCGTCAGCTCGGCTGCCATGTCGAACCACAGGTTCAGATCGGCGGCGTGGGGCGTGTCGACCTGCTGGTCGATGGATGGCTCATCGTCGAGTGCGACAGCGAGCAGTTCCACAGCGGCTGGCACGTGCACAAGAAGGACCGGCGCCGCGATATGGCGGCTCTGGAACGCGGCTACGCGACGCTGAGGCTGCTCGCCGAAGACATCCTGTACCACCCGGACCGTGTCCGCGCCGCACTCGAGCGCATTCTGGGGCACGGCGCCCCCGGGCCGGACTCCTGAGTTCAGGACCCTGCAGCACCGCGATCCGCTCGTGGGACGGCGTCCGGGCAGATCCCTCAGGAGTTTCGCACGCCCCGCGCGCCCGGCGCGGTCGCCCCGCGCGGTCGCCCCGCCCG from Microbacterium testaceum includes these protein-coding regions:
- a CDS encoding PTS sugar transporter subunit IIA; its protein translation is MSNVLRSESVRIHPGSATREEAMKEAADLLQATGAVTADYFAAMQQREETVSTYMGNELAIPHGTNETKQAILESGLSVVRYDGGVDWGGEPVTFVIGIAGKGDEHLEILSQIAILFSEEDDVARLKAASSPEELFQALSGSVNA
- a CDS encoding mannitol-1-phosphate 5-dehydrogenase, producing MKAVHFGAGNIGRGFVGLLLHEGGYDLVFSDVSAALVEAINSASSYTVHEVGEGGVDKEVTGFRAIDSSVDAEALVDEIATADVVTTAVGPTILKFVAPHIVAGLALRDPSLPPLQIMACENAIGATDQLREHVVELAGESWDALASRSVFANTAVDRIVPAQSGGGVDVTVEPFYEWAIERPPFGDNPPHIPGAHFVDDLEPYIERKLFTVNTGHATTAYFGAQAGIERISDALADPEIAAKVEAALEETSALLVEKHELDAGVQGEYRATILRRFRNAALPDTVWRVGRQPLRKLSRHERFVGPAAEAVERGLPVDALVAAMAAALEFSDAEDTQAVDLQRMLRELDAEAFTAEVTGLDPEHALYARIVEIVAARKAALPA
- a CDS encoding alpha/beta hydrolase yields the protein MTDTTPSDAGGAPRAPRRRRRLLRWILGGLGAIVVLLVGGILIYSQVGVMGAEPEPLSDAQTNPGLTITADGSGIVLSPTSGATGQGLVFIPGAKVAAEGYIATFADTVVDDGVTVVITKPWLNLAFFDPRPLSTFTDLAPDVSTWAVGGHSLGGVRACQLASDADALVLFASYCANDLSASGLPVLSLSGSEDGLSTPQKIADAKGELPANTTFVEIPGASHASFGAYGPQPGDGTPTADPAEVDRVIAAQLAGFLPRP
- a CDS encoding endonuclease domain-containing protein, with the translated sequence MTSLDPWRDENRESVWTTHELHAAGWTRRALNRAVADGVLTRVRQGRFVAAGAHDDIVAAARLGGRLDCVALLALRGVFVHRHSHRHVQQDPLASRRPPAPRDVIYHWRPSSAPRDRAAVDVVEALAQAIRCQPPRSAVATLDNAWHLGLVDEADVSEVFARVPHRFHALRPLLDSRAEAGTESLARLLLRQLGCHVEPQVQIGGVGRVDLLVDGWLIVECDSEQFHSGWHVHKKDRRRDMAALERGYATLRLLAEDILYHPDRVRAALERILGHGAPGPDS